The following proteins are encoded in a genomic region of Primulina huaijiensis isolate GDHJ02 chromosome 3, ASM1229523v2, whole genome shotgun sequence:
- the LOC140973073 gene encoding fasciclin-like arabinogalactan protein 4, with protein MAIRSSIPRFTPINFLFLLLLSTCPLLIFPFNIAQLLQPFPDLSDFTSLLSSTAVASDLAERSSLTLLVVPNSHLRSAGRPSSATLADVLRYHVLLEYLSWSDLRLLPYNGRRVTTLFQTTGRATSNSGSVNITFDAESGDVTVHSETSNATILSLIENIPYNVSIFSLSSLLIPYNLDLMASETRPTLGLNITKALIDGHNFNVAASMLTASGVVSEFEADEGGAGITLFVPTDEGFADLPSSVRFQSLPAEKKAMVLRFHVLHSYYPLGSLESIVNPVQPTLATEQNGAGSFTLNISRVNGSVGIDTGIVQASITQTVFDQNPVAIFGVSKVLLPREYFGRNPIEVKKPSDGGRAVAQPPDIALPPGDSPAENGPPSHLSSPPGLEMLSEAGNAIRVLRTVLGLWCVGLCCLLL; from the coding sequence ATGGCTATCCGAAGCTCCATTCCCCGTTTTACCCCTATCAATTTCCTCTTTTTACTGCTACTCTCCACTTGCCCTCTACTCATTTTCCCATTCAACATCGCCCAGCTCCTTCAGCCATTTCCCGATCTCTCCGATTTCACTTCGCTGCTTTCCTCCACCGCCGTCGCCTCCGATCTCGCCGAGCGCTCCTCCCTCACCCTTCTTGTTGTGCCCAATTCCCATCTCCGCTCTGCCGGCCGCCCCTCTTCGGCCACCCTCGCCGATGTCCTCCGCTACCACGTTCTTCTCGAGTATCTTTCCTGGTCCGACCTACGCCTCCTGCCCTACAACGGCAGGCGCGTCACCACCCTATTCCAGACTACCGGCCGCGCGACCTCCAACTCTGGCAGTGTCAACATTACATTCGATGCCGAGTCCGGAGACGTCACCGTCCATTCTGAAACCTCTAATGCCACCATTCTCTCCCTAATTGAAAACATACCTTACAATGTGTCAATCTTCTCGCTTAGTTCGCTGTTAATCCCTTACAATCTCGACCTCATGGCTTCCGAAACCCGCCCCACTCTGGGGTTGAACATCACCAAAGCGCTTATCGATGGGCACAATTTTAATGTGGCGGCATCGATGCTTACCGCCTCCGGTGTTGTTTCTGAGTTTGAAGCCGACGAGGGCGGTGCTGGGATAACCCTTTTCGTTCCTACAGATGAAGGGTTCGCCGATCTACCTTCATCCGTCAGATTTCAGTCATTACCTGCGGAGAAAAAGGCCATGGTGCTGAGATTTCACGTCTTACATTCATACTACCCGCTGGGTTCTTTGGAGTCCATTGTGAACCCAGTTCAACCCACTTTGGCCACGGAGCAGAATGGGGCTGGCAGTTTTACCTTGAATATCTCTCGGGTTAATGGGTCCGTCGGCATTGATACCGGAATAGTCCAGGCATCCATCACGCAGACAGTGTTCGATCAGAATCCGGTGGCTATTTTTGGGGTATCGAAAGTGTTACTGCCCAGAGAATATTTCGGGAGGAATCCAATTGAGGTGAAAAAGCCTAGTGACGGCGGTCGAGCGGTGGCTCAGCCACCCGATATTGCACTTCCTCCGGGAGATTCTCCGGCAGAAAACGGTCCTCCGAGTCATTTGTCATCACCGCCGGGGCTGGAAATGCTGTCGGAGGCGGGTAACGCAATTAGGGTGCTGCGTACTGTGTTGGGTTTATGGTGCGTTGGATTGTGTTGTCTGTTGCTATAG
- the LOC140973072 gene encoding uncharacterized protein, whose protein sequence is MGRQFWTKHIGDEQDHKQPGCISGLITVLGYHHWHSNTRNMSHHNKYAGQTGDWSPKMNLHPHDPCEVEKLWDEKQSPLLKTKRAHANSKRSLKSRIKALIAEEMYKESSNAQTKESFLFKSRLQRTYSIHHLESLDDSISKICTDWKNPIIFIPSKVENSPPRSVDITLTKPADSNEASGGESDIFSAANIGSLEKTDFLDILKIDKELFVRNLQISDESVTRFSHDGLAPNGKLKLSKSRSFPYHNFSQRLKFKPSKLADKQKEIWSFRKGENLQAVSREQKLASSDKSDQDSLIEGEIQQRNEWMAPSDIIKGVVDIRGKNTIGRIGENTTRIYSHSRSSSLNESLDRYARLFENSYGTDAKLNPCRSLRFTNENGHASMYSRWIRSHSLSNADSFYSNLNLRVAGDDAFGNDSFVIAKNDSFGQDVVEDEEKVVRLVARDSEKEPLDLLETVEWKTESADDMQRMDNDSGLNLDVIDESSEKWEDFKEEALKQKSDDFFCVPEHVDGSDPCSISDLYSISQEKLSASGQLKIYGGIVQILYFFGKS, encoded by the exons ATGGGAAGGCAATTTTGGACGAAACACATAGGCGATGAACAAGATCATAAGCAGCCGGGTTGCATTTCCGGATTAATCACCGTCCTCGGCTATCATCATTGGCATTCCAACACAAGGAATATGAGCCACCATAATAAATATGCAGGCCAAACAG GAGATTGGAGTCCCAAAATGAACTTGCATCCTCACGATCCTTGCGAAGTTGAAAAGCTATGGGATGAAAAACAGAGTCCATTGCTT AAAACGAAAAGAGCTCATGCAAACAGCAAACGGTCTCTCAAATCACGCATAAAAGCATTGATTGCAGAAGAGATGTACAAGGAAAGCAGCAATGCACAAACCAAAGAAAGCTTCTTGTTCAAATCAAGATTACAGAGAACTTATTCCATCCACCATCTGGAGTCTCTTGATGATAGCATAAGTAAAATCTGTACAGACTGGAAAAATCCGATCATTTTCATTCCCAGTAAAGTAGAGAACTCGCCCCCTCGATCAGTGGATATAACTCTAACTAAGCCTGCTGACTCGAATGAGGCAAGTGGCGGAGAATCCGACATCTTTAGTGCTGCGAACATTGGATCGTTGGAGAAGACTGATTTCTTGGATATACTCAAGATTGACAAAGAATTGTTTGTAAGAAATTTGCAAATTTCCGATGAAAGTGTCACTCGTTTCTCCCATGATGGTCTCGCTCCGAATGGAAAGTTGAAGTTAAGCAAATCGAGATCTTTCCCTTATCATAATTTTTCTCAGAGACTTAAGTTTAAGCCCAGTAAACTTGCAGACAAGCAGAAGGAAATTTGGTCTTTCCGTAAAGGAGAAAATTTGCAAGCTGTTAGTCGAGAACAAAAATTAGCTAGTTCAGACAAAAGCGATCAAGATTCACTGATAGAAGGGGAAATACAACAAAGAAATGAATGGATGGCACCTTCAGATATTATAAAAGGCGTTGTTGATATAAGGGGAAAAAATACAATTGGCAGAATTGGTGAAAATACTACAAGGATCTATTCCCACAGCAGAAGTTCTTCTCTAAATGAATCGCTTGATAGATATGCTCGGTTGTTCGAGAACAGTTATGGAACAGATGCCAAGTTGAATCCCTGTAGGAGCTTGAGGTTCACGAACGAAAATGGCCATGCTTCGATGTATTCAAGATGGATACGCTCCCACTCCCTGTCAAATGCTGATTCTTTTTATTCGAATTTAAATCTCAGGGTAGCTGGTGATGATGCTTTTGGAAACGACTCATTCGTGATAGCAAAAAATGATAGTTTTGGTCAAGATGTTGTGGAAGACGAAGAAAAGGTAGTCAGACTAGTTGCAAGAGATTCAGAGAAGGAGCCACTGGATTTGTTGGAGACAGTCGAATGGAAAACAGAATCCGCGGACGATATGCAAAGAATGGACAACGATTCAGGTTTAAATTTGGATGTTATTGATGAAAGTAGTGAAAAATGGGAAGATTTCAAAGAGGAAGCACTGAAACAGAAGAGCGATGATTTCTTTTGCGTCCCAGAGCATGTCGATGGCTCTGATCCTTGCTCGATTTCAGACTTGTACAGCATTTCGCAAGAAAAATTATCTGCTTCCGGACAGCTTAAAATTTATGGAGGTATTGTTCAGATTCTCTATTTTTTCGGTAAAAGCTAA
- the LOC140972077 gene encoding metallothionein-like protein type 2 yields MSGCGGNCSCGSGCKCGSGCSCGMYPDVEKTTTSTFIEGVTSVKMFFEGSEKSFGAEGGNACKCGFNCSCNPCKC; encoded by the exons ATGTCTGGCTGTGGAGGAAATTGTAGCTGTGGTTCTGGCTGCAAGTGTGGCAGCGGCTGTAG CTGTGGCATGTACCCAGACGTGGAGAAGACCACAACGTCGACCTTTATCGAAGGGGTCACATCTGTAAAAAT GTTCTTTGAGGGATCTGAGAAAAGCTTTGGCGCAGAAGGAGGGAACGCTTGCAAGTGTGGATTCAATTGCTCCTGCAATCCTTGCAAATGCTGA